In Candidatus Cloacimonadaceae bacterium, the sequence GTATTTGCCATCGAAGCTGGTGAATGCGGCATTGCCTTTCCATTCCATACCACTCTTCTTGGCTATGAATTCGAGATAGCTTTCAATCTCCGCATAAAGCTTGATCTTATCTGCGATGATGCGCTTCTGAAGCCTGATTACCCGATCAAGAGTGTTGTTGACTACTGTATCCTGTTTGAGCATCTCGGACTTGATTACAGAGACCGGGATGGCTCGACCTTGGGCATCGATCTTGGTACGTTCTGCGGTCGCTTTCGCTTTGGGTCTGGTTTGATTTTCCATGTGAGTTCTCCTTGTGGTGATTTTCTAAAAGTGGTTATTTATCTGTTTGATTATCGTTTTCTGGCTTAAGTGCGTGCTTCTTGATGTAATTCTGCAGCATAGCGATAACGGCTCTGCGCTCTGGTTTATTGAGCAGGTTCCAATGGCTCTTGTTATAGTGCTTAATCATGAAGGCTCTTAGGTCGGAATCAGTCCAAGCTGCCTGTTTCATGAGTGAGAACATGTAGTTCCCTTGTTTGTCGAAGGTGAATTCATAGGGACGCCCATGCTTCCGATAACTGATCATGATTGACTTCAGCTCCAGCAGACGCTCTTCAGGCAGTGCCGAGAGCGATTCTCCAAAACCGAGACCATTCATGATGAACTTGAACCCATCCAGGGGCCAGTGGAACTTCTTGACCCGGATGGCATGGATTTGTTGCCGTAGTTGTCTTTCCCGTAGTTCCCGTTCCATAGAATGCTCCCTCTGTTATTGTGTTTTGAACTTAGTTAATAACGCTTCACATTGTTTAGCTAAGCGATCCCAGGCTTTCTGGTTCTCACGGGCAATTTTTTGCTTTTCCAGTTCAAACATGCGGTCACGCTCATCCCGGTGAGCTTTCCGTTTCGCCTTCTCAATTGCTCGTCTCTGTTCAAGTTTTTCCTGACGCAGACGCAGCTTATCTTCATCAACTTTCCGGACTGATGGGGGCCTATTAGTCTTATGCGAAGTTGCATAGTAATCGTTGTATATCTTGCAGATTGCACCCTTGATGATGTTCATACCCAAGTCGTTCAATCTATCCCTTGATTTAACACAGTACCCATCAGCACTGAAGCCGAGAATATCAATAGATGCCAAGGCTTCCATATAGACATAAACCCACTGACGGCTGCGGGGGTAGTCCTTTGCCACTTCTCTAATCGTATAGAACTTGCCTATCTCAATGTGATCCAGGAGCGATCTGGCAGCAGCCGGATCGAACCTCCACTCGCCCTTCTGCTTATATCCCACTACGGGATTGTAGCGATTGTTACGCACATAGATGCCATCCTCAGGCGAGATCAGCTTGATAGTCTGATCACTATAGAGTCTGTCCAATATCGGCTGCACCAGGCTGATATCTTGAGCCGTCATCTCCGCTGCCAGGTCTGCTGTGAAAGGATGATTGTAGAGATTGACGAAGTTCAGGATCAACTCGGTTGGGCTCATAAGGCGGTACTCAAGTCGATAGCGGAGACTGCCATATCGGGTTGCTTCTTTTGCTCATTCTCGATGATGTACATCACCTTCATGGCTTTACGCAGGTTGCCTCCACTGTTGAAATCGATCTTCTCGATCACTTCTTCTGTTACCTCGACCTCCATTACTTCTCTGGCAACCAGTTCTAAGTCCCGT encodes:
- a CDS encoding DUF3164 family protein; this encodes MENQTRPKAKATAERTKIDAQGRAIPVSVIKSEMLKQDTVVNNTLDRVIRLQKRIIADKIKLYAEIESYLEFIAKKSGMEWKGNAAFTSFDGKY